Proteins encoded by one window of bacterium:
- a CDS encoding Mut7-C RNAse domain-containing protein produces MQNEKLRFEVDFMLGKLAKTLRVLGFDTKYVKYCKSTGSFGSNDILADSLKESRILVTRTHKFPKISNVFVIKSEELLQQLKELDHKFKIRSHMNPFSRCLICNSILETVRKSEVKSKVPFYVYQTHREFGYCRECNKFYWKGTHYKAIVKRVKKLL; encoded by the coding sequence ATGCAAAATGAAAAATTAAGGTTTGAGGTTGATTTTATGCTTGGTAAGCTTGCAAAGACTTTAAGAGTATTAGGATTTGATACTAAGTATGTAAAGTACTGCAAGTCCACAGGATCCTTCGGAAGTAATGATATTCTTGCAGATAGCTTAAAAGAAAGCAGAATTCTCGTAACGAGGACGCATAAGTTCCCGAAAATCTCAAATGTATTTGTAATAAAGAGTGAAGAGCTACTGCAACAGCTAAAAGAACTTGACCACAAGTTTAAAATCCGGTCTCATATGAATCCATTTAGCCGTTGCTTAATTTGTAACTCCATTTTAGAAACCGTCCGTAAATCAGAAGTAAAAAGTAAGGTCCCATTTTATGTATACCAGACACATCGTGAATTTGGCTATTGTAGGGAATGTAACAAATTTTACTGGAAGGGTACTCATTACAAAGCTATAGTAAAGAGAGTAAAGAAACTATTATGA
- the lpdA gene encoding dihydrolipoyl dehydrogenase, with amino-acid sequence MKKFDLAIIGSGSAGYVAGIRAAQLGSSVCVVEKDEIGGICLNRGCIPTKAILATVNTFNAVKGATNFGVKAEKAKLDFKYAMQRKTRIVQKLKAGIEFLLKQNRIEVIHGTAVITEPGCLKVGNNEIKSKSIIIATGSVPIMPFKIDRVDVVTSDEALNFDEPPKSILIIGGGAIGVEFATIFSGCGSKVILVEMLPRILPEVKDEKIVVLLKRNLERQGLKVLEGVKVNEITNTPNGILSLLSNNEKILTDKVLVACGRVPNSCRFESLGLKLDGHRVVVDEHMQTNILGIYAAGDVTGSPLLAHKASKEGEVAAENASGLDSKIDYNSIPNCIFSNPEIAYVGKFGAELDCAIVGEYPFEGIGKALCIGEATGFVKVIADKVGKVKGVQIIGPHASDLIEIGVIGVKMGLSADELGDLIYPHPTLSECLKEALLDVTKRAIHKTYKKVTNKVC; translated from the coding sequence ATGAAAAAATTTGACCTCGCTATAATAGGGAGTGGGTCTGCTGGTTATGTAGCTGGAATTCGGGCTGCACAACTTGGTTCAAGTGTGTGTGTAGTAGAAAAAGATGAGATAGGCGGTATTTGCCTTAACCGTGGGTGCATTCCAACAAAGGCTATACTTGCAACTGTTAATACTTTCAATGCTGTAAAAGGGGCAACTAATTTTGGAGTTAAAGCAGAGAAGGCTAAGCTTGATTTCAAATATGCAATGCAAAGAAAGACAAGAATTGTCCAAAAATTAAAGGCAGGAATTGAATTCTTACTTAAACAAAATAGAATAGAAGTTATACATGGAACAGCAGTTATTACTGAGCCGGGGTGCTTAAAAGTTGGTAATAATGAGATTAAGTCAAAATCTATAATAATTGCAACAGGCTCAGTTCCTATTATGCCATTTAAAATTGACAGAGTGGATGTAGTAACATCTGATGAGGCACTAAATTTTGATGAGCCACCGAAGAGCATTTTAATTATAGGTGGCGGTGCTATAGGGGTTGAATTTGCGACCATTTTTAGTGGATGCGGTTCTAAAGTAATATTGGTTGAGATGCTACCAAGAATATTGCCAGAAGTGAAAGATGAGAAAATTGTGGTATTGCTTAAAAGGAATTTAGAACGTCAAGGACTAAAAGTACTCGAAGGAGTCAAAGTAAATGAAATAACCAATACACCTAACGGTATTCTTTCTTTGCTCTCCAACAATGAAAAAATCTTAACCGATAAAGTCCTTGTTGCCTGTGGTAGAGTTCCTAATTCATGTAGGTTTGAATCATTAGGACTGAAGCTTGATGGGCACCGCGTTGTTGTTGATGAACACATGCAGACAAATATTTTAGGTATTTATGCAGCCGGAGATGTAACAGGTTCCCCATTACTTGCTCATAAGGCATCAAAGGAAGGGGAAGTGGCGGCTGAAAATGCAAGTGGATTAGATTCTAAAATAGATTATAACTCAATACCGAACTGCATATTTTCAAATCCTGAAATTGCATATGTAGGTAAATTTGGAGCCGAACTCGATTGTGCAATTGTTGGTGAGTACCCGTTTGAAGGTATAGGTAAAGCTTTATGTATTGGTGAGGCTACAGGATTTGTAAAAGTTATTGCCGATAAAGTTGGTAAGGTCAAGGGAGTTCAAATTATAGGACCACATGCATCAGACCTTATTGAAATTGGGGTTATTGGAGTAAAAATGGGACTATCTGCAGATGAACTTGGTGACCTTATATATCCTCACCCTACACTATCAGAGTGCTTAAAGGAAGCATTACTTGATGTAACCAAACGCGCAATCCATAAAACTTACAAGAAGGTTACAAATAAAGTTTGTTGA
- a CDS encoding RnfABCDGE type electron transport complex subunit A has translation MSPFLIFLSAFLVNNIVLIRFIGLCPWLGVSKRFDSALGMSMAVLFVMLLASWVTWMVYKFVLIPLNLAYLRTAVFILVIASLVQLVEMFLRKQVPALYSALGIYLPLITTNCAILATTFLVIDNNYTFLQATIFAVGTALGFTLAIVLISSIREKLDLAKIPNTLKGEPIAFITASLMSLAFLGFVGLLGLSI, from the coding sequence ATGTCACCATTTTTGATATTCCTTTCAGCATTTTTGGTAAACAATATTGTATTAATACGATTCATTGGCCTTTGCCCATGGCTTGGTGTATCAAAGCGATTTGATTCAGCACTCGGTATGTCAATGGCAGTTTTGTTTGTGATGCTACTTGCTTCATGGGTTACATGGATGGTATATAAATTTGTATTGATACCACTTAATCTTGCCTACTTGAGGACAGCTGTATTTATCCTTGTGATAGCATCACTTGTTCAGTTGGTTGAGATGTTTTTAAGAAAGCAAGTCCCTGCCTTATATTCTGCACTCGGTATATATCTACCATTAATTACAACAAATTGCGCAATCCTTGCAACAACATTCCTTGTCATAGATAACAATTATACATTTTTACAAGCAACAATATTTGCAGTAGGAACGGCACTCGGATTTACATTGGCTATTGTCCTTATCTCAAGTATAAGAGAGAAACTTGACCTCGCAAAGATACCTAATACCCTGAAAGGCGAGCCTATAGCATTTATAACAGCATCTTTGATGTCATTAGCATTCCTTGGATTTGTTGGCTTACTTGGACTGTCAATTTAA
- the gyrB gene encoding DNA topoisomerase (ATP-hydrolyzing) subunit B — MKYRAEEIKVLKDIEAVRRRPAMYIGDTDKHGLHRLAFEIIDNSIDEAMGGYCDRIDVIIHPDESITVKDNGRGIPVDKHPREKKPGVEVVMTTLHAGGKFDHKVYKVSGGLHGVGASVVNALSDWLEVEITREGKVYHQRYKYGKATTPLKIIKKGKEFEEGTTVHFHPDPQIFPKIMFSFDLLAERLRELAFLNKGVTLTLLDERRKKSQEFIYKGGIIEFIDFLNKEKTALHPPIYFKEEKDGVDVEVAVQYTNSYMENVFTYANNVNTKEGGTHLFGFKAGLTRAITTYAKNHNFLKDTEIVGDDTREGLTAVVSVKLNEPQFEGQTKTKLGNSEVKGVVESLTNTYLSLYYEENPKYGELTIKKILTAAHSRIAAQKARELTRKKSVFEQSPLPGKLADCSEDDPTRTELYIVEGDSAGGSAKQGRDRRFQAVLPIRGKILNVEKASEDKILTSEEIRAIIKAIGMERKEYVENKELRYNKIIIMTDADVDGSHIRTLLLTLFYRQAREIVESGHLYAAQPPLYRIKDKNKSLYAYSDEELNEILKKLGRKPEIQRYKGLGEMNPDELFRTTMDPQNRVLKQIALEDVVEADKTFSILMGNKVEPRREFIEKNAKYVENLDI; from the coding sequence ATGAAATATAGAGCTGAAGAAATAAAGGTTTTAAAAGACATTGAGGCTGTTCGTCGTAGGCCTGCGATGTATATTGGAGATACTGACAAGCATGGCTTACATCGCCTTGCATTTGAAATAATTGATAACTCAATAGATGAGGCAATGGGTGGATATTGTGACCGCATCGATGTAATTATTCATCCTGATGAGAGTATTACTGTCAAAGACAACGGCCGTGGAATACCTGTTGATAAGCATCCGCGTGAGAAGAAGCCGGGTGTAGAAGTTGTTATGACTACACTACATGCGGGTGGAAAATTTGACCATAAGGTGTACAAAGTCTCTGGCGGGCTGCATGGGGTTGGAGCATCAGTTGTGAATGCACTATCAGATTGGCTTGAAGTTGAAATAACAAGAGAAGGTAAAGTGTATCACCAGAGATATAAATATGGAAAAGCTACTACTCCGCTTAAAATAATAAAAAAAGGCAAGGAGTTCGAGGAAGGGACTACAGTCCACTTTCACCCTGACCCACAAATTTTTCCAAAAATAATGTTTAGCTTTGATTTACTTGCCGAGCGTTTGAGGGAACTTGCTTTTTTAAATAAAGGAGTCACACTTACACTTCTTGATGAACGGCGTAAGAAGTCACAAGAGTTTATTTACAAAGGTGGAATAATTGAATTTATTGACTTCCTAAATAAAGAGAAAACTGCTCTGCATCCGCCTATATATTTTAAGGAGGAGAAAGATGGGGTTGATGTAGAAGTAGCTGTCCAATATACCAACTCTTATATGGAGAATGTGTTCACTTATGCAAATAATGTAAATACAAAAGAAGGTGGGACTCATCTTTTTGGCTTCAAGGCAGGTCTTACAAGGGCAATAACTACTTATGCAAAGAACCATAATTTTTTAAAAGATACAGAGATTGTTGGCGATGATACAAGAGAAGGACTGACAGCGGTTGTCTCTGTAAAACTCAATGAGCCACAATTTGAGGGACAGACGAAGACAAAACTTGGTAATTCTGAAGTGAAAGGAGTAGTTGAGTCTCTCACTAACACCTATCTATCCCTCTATTATGAAGAGAATCCAAAATATGGTGAACTTACAATTAAAAAGATATTAACTGCAGCCCATTCGAGGATAGCTGCCCAGAAGGCACGTGAACTAACGAGAAAGAAGAGTGTGTTTGAGCAATCGCCACTACCCGGTAAACTTGCAGACTGCTCAGAGGATGACCCAACTCGCACTGAGCTTTACATAGTAGAGGGTGACTCTGCGGGTGGGTCTGCGAAACAGGGTAGAGATAGGAGGTTCCAGGCTGTACTCCCAATAAGAGGGAAGATTCTTAATGTAGAAAAAGCAAGTGAAGATAAGATACTGACTTCGGAAGAGATAAGAGCAATAATAAAAGCTATTGGGATGGAGAGAAAAGAGTACGTAGAAAACAAGGAGTTAAGATACAACAAGATAATAATAATGACAGATGCCGATGTCGATGGCTCACACATAAGGACACTACTTTTGACACTATTTTATAGACAAGCAAGGGAGATTGTAGAAAGTGGGCATCTATATGCAGCTCAACCCCCACTCTATCGTATAAAAGATAAAAATAAGAGCTTGTACGCTTATTCTGATGAGGAACTGAATGAAATACTGAAAAAATTGGGCCGTAAGCCAGAAATCCAGCGATATAAAGGACTTGGAGAGATGAATCCTGATGAACTATTTCGTACAACTATGGACCCACAAAACCGTGTACTCAAACAAATAGCACTTGAAGATGTGGTAGAGGCTGATAAAACATTTTCTATTCTGATGGGTAACAAGGTTGAACCGAGGCGTGAATTTATAGAGAAGAATGCAAAATATGTAGAAAATCTGGATATATAA
- a CDS encoding gamma-glutamyl-gamma-aminobutyrate hydrolase family protein — translation MPNAVIGITCRKDIKNNWNYIPEQYVKAVETTGGIPLLIPLLESKECIKEVAKKIDGLLLSGGSDINPVLYKEKVTKWIRKVDTIRDAFEIYITKIAILLGLPILGICRGCQILNVAAGGTLNQHILRHWQKKPVDCKTHEIEIKKGTLLFDAIGKEQVKVNSFHHQSIKTLAPEFKVSAVANNGIIEAIEHKAHKFVLGIQFHAEYLWQNDCSFKNIFSKFVDSCARGATYYEKI, via the coding sequence ATGCCGAATGCTGTTATTGGGATAACCTGTAGAAAGGATATAAAAAATAACTGGAATTATATACCAGAGCAATATGTGAAAGCAGTTGAAACAACAGGTGGAATACCTTTACTAATTCCATTGTTAGAGTCTAAGGAATGCATAAAAGAGGTTGCGAAAAAAATTGATGGTCTACTACTTTCCGGTGGTTCTGATATAAACCCAGTTCTTTATAAGGAGAAAGTAACCAAATGGATAAGAAAAGTAGATACAATAAGGGACGCTTTTGAAATTTACATTACTAAGATTGCCATTCTACTTGGGCTACCAATTCTTGGCATCTGTCGTGGCTGCCAAATACTGAATGTAGCTGCAGGTGGGACACTAAATCAGCATATTTTAAGACATTGGCAGAAAAAGCCAGTAGATTGTAAAACACATGAGATTGAAATTAAAAAAGGAACACTCCTTTTTGATGCTATAGGTAAAGAACAGGTAAAAGTGAACTCATTTCATCATCAATCCATAAAAACTTTAGCCCCAGAGTTCAAAGTTTCAGCAGTTGCAAACAACGGTATAATTGAGGCTATTGAGCACAAAGCACATAAATTTGTGCTTGGCATCCAATTTCACGCTGAATACCTGTGGCAGAACGACTGCTCCTTTAAAAATATCTTTTCTAAATTTGTAGATTCTTGTGCAAGAGGTGCGACCTACTATGAAAAAATTTGA
- a CDS encoding electron transport complex subunit E — MFKYFTEGIIKNNPVLVLMLGLCPTLAVSTTAFNALGMGAAVVFVLTLSNFTISLIRQKVPNTIRIPVFIIVISTFVTIMDYTLHALSAELYSQLGVFVPLVVVNCIILGRAEAFASKHGVIVSALDGLGAGFGFTLIIFLMGAIREILGSGKVFGHIVFGTAFTKSPIIYMILPPGGFLVIAFLMGSMNWLQQQRNK; from the coding sequence ATGTTTAAGTACTTTACTGAAGGTATAATTAAAAACAACCCAGTCCTTGTATTGATGCTTGGCCTTTGTCCTACACTTGCCGTATCAACCACTGCCTTTAACGCATTAGGAATGGGAGCTGCAGTGGTATTTGTATTAACTCTTTCAAATTTTACAATCTCACTTATAAGACAAAAAGTACCCAACACAATAAGGATTCCTGTATTTATTATTGTAATCTCTACTTTTGTCACAATTATGGACTACACATTACACGCATTATCAGCCGAGCTCTATAGCCAGCTTGGAGTATTTGTGCCATTAGTTGTGGTGAACTGTATAATATTGGGAAGAGCCGAAGCATTTGCATCAAAGCATGGAGTCATTGTAAGTGCATTAGATGGATTGGGGGCAGGGTTTGGATTTACTTTAATTATATTTTTGATGGGTGCCATAAGGGAAATACTTGGAAGTGGTAAAGTATTTGGACATATAGTTTTTGGAACAGCTTTCACTAAATCACCAATTATTTATATGATACTCCCACCCGGTGGATTCCTTGTAATTGCTTTCCTTATGGGGAGTATGAACTGGTTGCAACAGCAGAGGAATAAATGA
- a CDS encoding DUF721 domain-containing protein translates to MLRNPEKVSSILPNVLERLGLKKGIEQHKALIIWDQVVGKCIASHTKPGWVIGGILWVIVDDSVWQQELEFLKHQIVDKINKYIEGAKIRGIKFIQRR, encoded by the coding sequence ATGCTGCGTAACCCAGAAAAGGTAAGTAGTATTTTACCCAATGTACTTGAGAGATTAGGATTAAAAAAAGGTATAGAACAGCACAAGGCTTTAATTATCTGGGACCAAGTAGTTGGTAAATGTATTGCATCTCACACTAAGCCTGGCTGGGTAATCGGTGGAATTTTATGGGTAATAGTAGATGACTCGGTATGGCAACAAGAACTTGAATTCCTAAAGCATCAGATTGTAGATAAAATCAATAAATACATTGAGGGAGCAAAAATAAGGGGGATTAAGTTTATACAAAGGAGATAA
- the fmt gene encoding methionyl-tRNA formyltransferase: MRYKIIFFGTSNFAVPSVEILSKHHTLLTVVTSPNPSPVKIITHKLGIKVFEPVDPNSSDFLSILRDLEPDMICVAAYGHILSNNILTLPKLGAINLHPSLLPAYRGAAPIRWAIINGDKKTGVTTFLMDEKVDHGDILLQKDVEINELETFGELELKLSKMGAELLLETLNKFDDIKPITQPAEGVSYAPKITKELRQIDWSKGAVKIVNLIRALSPRPGAYTIFRGKQLEILLASPIESPGKPGRIEHAKDVLWVGTGAGCIELKLLKPEAKREQTGLDFINGYHPKVNEIMG, translated from the coding sequence GTGCGTTACAAAATAATTTTCTTTGGGACATCAAATTTTGCAGTTCCAAGTGTAGAGATATTATCAAAACATCATACCTTGCTTACTGTTGTTACTTCACCAAACCCCTCACCAGTTAAGATTATTACACATAAGTTAGGAATTAAAGTTTTTGAGCCCGTTGATCCCAATTCTTCAGATTTCTTATCTATACTTAGAGACTTAGAACCCGATATGATATGTGTAGCTGCTTACGGTCACATCTTAAGTAATAATATCCTCACATTGCCAAAACTTGGCGCTATTAACCTTCATCCCTCTCTACTGCCTGCATATAGAGGGGCTGCGCCTATAAGGTGGGCAATTATCAACGGAGATAAAAAGACTGGTGTAACTACATTCTTGATGGATGAAAAGGTAGACCATGGAGACATATTACTGCAAAAAGATGTAGAGATTAATGAACTTGAGACTTTTGGTGAACTTGAATTAAAGCTCTCGAAAATGGGAGCAGAGTTGCTATTGGAGACACTTAATAAATTTGATGATATAAAACCAATCACTCAACCTGCTGAAGGTGTAAGCTATGCCCCCAAAATTACTAAAGAACTAAGGCAAATTGATTGGTCAAAAGGGGCAGTTAAGATTGTAAATTTGATAAGAGCGCTCTCCCCGAGGCCTGGAGCTTATACTATATTCAGAGGTAAACAACTGGAAATTTTACTTGCATCACCTATTGAGTCGCCTGGTAAACCTGGCAGAATTGAGCATGCCAAGGACGTACTTTGGGTAGGGACTGGTGCCGGTTGTATTGAATTAAAGTTACTTAAGCCTGAGGCAAAAAGGGAACAGACTGGACTGGACTTCATAAATGGCTATCATCCCAAAGTTAACGAAATTATGGGGTAA
- a CDS encoding polyphenol oxidase family protein: MDCQFNKIEREGITYLLFDKIKWIKFYFSTKKRCEDQRYAGSIKLEKYVSFLNSVGIEEDKVATLTQVHGVKINTVKKPGRYDGDGLITDKRNLALSVLVADCIAISLYHPNGIIGILHAGRKGTEKGILSKALQKIKTEFGVSIADINIIFSPSICTKCYEVDLWKNNESIANRMGCYRIFNPKICTAENPGLFWSYRRDKGNTGRMLALVIME; encoded by the coding sequence TTGGACTGTCAATTTAACAAAATAGAAAGAGAAGGGATTACTTATCTTTTATTTGATAAGATAAAATGGATAAAATTCTATTTTAGTACAAAAAAAAGATGTGAAGACCAAAGATATGCTGGAAGTATAAAATTAGAAAAATACGTAAGTTTCTTAAATAGCGTTGGTATAGAGGAAGATAAGGTTGCTACTTTAACTCAAGTACATGGAGTTAAAATAAACACTGTTAAAAAACCTGGCAGATACGATGGAGACGGCTTGATAACAGATAAAAGGAATTTAGCACTCAGCGTATTAGTCGCTGACTGCATTGCAATCTCTTTATATCATCCTAATGGGATCATTGGTATTTTGCATGCAGGACGAAAGGGGACAGAAAAAGGTATCTTAAGCAAAGCACTACAGAAAATAAAAACAGAATTCGGTGTTTCAATAGCAGATATTAATATTATTTTTAGCCCCTCAATATGCACTAAATGCTATGAGGTAGACCTATGGAAAAATAATGAGAGTATAGCCAATAGGATGGGCTGTTATCGTATATTCAACCCAAAGATTTGTACTGCAGAGAATCCTGGTCTGTTCTGGTCATATAGAAGAGATAAGGGGAATACGGGTAGGATGCTTGCTTTAGTTATAATGGAATAA
- a CDS encoding FMN-binding protein, which produces MKARMILSLTIVCLLCAFLLSWVYQVTTLKIEKDKATKLKTILMEVSFPTAKEYKVSQKDTVVWVAYDSLKVPIGSAKFDEIIRDTLWSISDTLDNKLGIVFKVFPKGYGGPIETLVSLGMDTTIISIRPATPAEGLKETPGLGTKVNEGWFRYQFIGIKGYDISLKKDGGTIDAITGATITSRAVANGVRDGVEKYKKYLSNQ; this is translated from the coding sequence ATGAAGGCAAGGATGATATTGTCACTCACAATTGTATGTCTATTATGCGCTTTCTTACTTTCATGGGTTTACCAAGTTACAACTCTAAAAATAGAAAAAGATAAGGCTACAAAACTCAAAACTATTTTGATGGAAGTGTCTTTTCCTACTGCTAAAGAATACAAGGTTTCACAAAAAGATACTGTTGTTTGGGTTGCTTATGATTCACTAAAAGTACCCATAGGAAGTGCAAAGTTTGATGAGATTATTCGAGACACTCTGTGGTCTATTTCAGATACTCTTGATAATAAACTTGGTATTGTTTTTAAAGTATTTCCAAAAGGCTACGGGGGTCCAATTGAGACACTTGTCAGCTTAGGAATGGATACAACAATAATAAGCATAAGACCTGCAACTCCTGCTGAGGGGTTAAAAGAGACACCGGGACTTGGCACAAAAGTAAATGAAGGCTGGTTTAGGTATCAATTTATAGGTATTAAAGGATATGATATCTCACTTAAAAAGGATGGCGGCACAATTGATGCTATAACAGGAGCTACTATAACATCAAGAGCAGTAGCAAATGGGGTAAGAGATGGGGTTGAGAAATATAAGAAGTATTTAAGCAATCAATAA
- a CDS encoding RnfABCDGE type electron transport complex subunit D encodes MKITLSVSPHIHKDISIQRIMYTVILSLIPALIGAIYFFGFKVVYLTLISCVSAIFTEAFAQRIMKRKATILDGSALLTGLLLAFNLPVNSPLWIPVVGSTFAILVAKQAFGGLGYNFINPALAGRAFLVASWPVIMTGMWSSPIRPSFATQSGIGAITNATPLNTLKIYSFEPVVVSQLNSNNTLINLFFGSVGGCLGETSALLLLLGGMFLIIIKYIDWRTPLFYIGTVGILMQLLYQFGITKANGLFHMFAGGLFLGAFFMATDYVTSPITHRGRVIFGIGCGIITVLIRIWGGYPEGVCYSILLMNCVTPLIDRIVKPKKLGG; translated from the coding sequence ATGAAAATTACCCTATCAGTATCACCCCATATACATAAGGATATTTCAATTCAACGTATAATGTATACTGTAATCTTGTCTCTAATCCCTGCCCTTATTGGTGCTATATACTTTTTTGGATTTAAGGTCGTATACCTTACACTTATTTCATGTGTATCTGCTATCTTTACTGAGGCTTTTGCACAGCGTATAATGAAGCGTAAAGCGACAATTTTGGATGGTAGTGCATTATTGACAGGGCTACTTCTTGCATTTAATCTACCTGTGAACTCACCACTATGGATTCCAGTTGTAGGTTCTACATTTGCTATCCTTGTTGCTAAACAAGCATTTGGGGGACTTGGCTATAATTTTATAAATCCAGCTCTAGCTGGTAGGGCTTTCCTTGTTGCATCATGGCCAGTAATAATGACAGGGATGTGGAGTTCACCTATAAGACCAAGTTTTGCTACTCAAAGTGGGATTGGCGCAATCACAAATGCTACCCCACTTAATACACTTAAGATTTACTCATTTGAGCCTGTGGTTGTATCCCAACTTAACTCAAATAATACACTTATCAATCTGTTTTTTGGCTCAGTAGGTGGCTGTTTAGGCGAGACATCAGCGTTACTATTGCTACTTGGTGGTATGTTCCTTATTATAATAAAGTACATTGATTGGAGAACACCCCTCTTCTATATAGGAACTGTTGGTATACTAATGCAGTTACTTTATCAATTTGGTATAACCAAAGCAAATGGACTATTTCATATGTTTGCAGGCGGGTTATTTCTTGGTGCCTTCTTTATGGCTACAGATTATGTAACATCACCTATTACTCACAGGGGAAGGGTGATATTTGGGATAGGCTGTGGCATTATTACTGTTCTGATAAGAATCTGGGGTGGTTATCCAGAGGGTGTATGTTATTCAATCTTACTTATGAATTGCGTAACTCCATTAATTGATAGGATTGTGAAACCAAAAAAATTAGGAGGCTAA